A stretch of the Equus caballus isolate H_3958 breed thoroughbred chromosome X, TB-T2T, whole genome shotgun sequence genome encodes the following:
- the HCFC1 gene encoding host cell factor 1 isoform X1, protein MASAVSPANSPAVLLQPRWKRVVGWSGPVPRPRHGHRAVAIKELIVVFGGGNEGIVDELHVYNTATNQWFIPAVRGDIPPGCAAYGFVCDGTRLLVFGGMVEYGKYSNDLYELQASRWEWKRLKAKTPKNGPPPCPRLGHSFSLVGNKCYLFGGLANDSEDPKNNIPRYLNDLYILELRPGSGVVAWDIPITYGVLPPPRESHTAVVYTEKDNKKSKLVIYGGMSGCRLGDLWTLDIETLTWNKPSLSGVAPLPRSLHSATTIGNKMYVFGGWVPLVMDDVKVATHEKEWKCTNTLACLNLDTMAWETILMDTLEDNIPRARAGHCAVAINTRLYIWSGRDGYRKAWNNQVCCKDLWYLETEKPPPPARVQLVRANTNSLEVSWGAVATADSYLLQLQKYDIPATAATATSPTPNPVPSVPTNPPKSPAPAAAAPAVQPLTQVGITLLPQAAAAPPTTTTIQVLPTVPGSSISVPTAARTQGVPAVLKVTGPQATTGTPLVTMRPASQAGKAPVTVTSLPAGVRMVVPTQSAQGTVIGSSPQMSGMAALAAAAAATQKIPPSSAPTVLSVPAGTTIVKTVAVTPGTTTLPATVKVASSPVMVSNPATRMLKTAAAQVGTSVSSAANTSTRPIITVHKSGTVTVAQQAQVVTTVVGGVTKTITLVKSPISVPGGSALISNLGKVMSVVQTKPVQTSAVTGQASTGPVTQIIQTKGPLPAGTILKLVTSADGKPTTIITTTQASGAGTKPTILGISSVSPSTTKPGTTTIIKTIPMSAIITQAGATGVTSSPGIKSPITIITTKVMTSGTGAPAKIITAVPKIATGHGQQGVTQVVLKGAPGQPGTILRTVPMGGVRLVTPVTVSAVKPAVTTLVVKGTTGVTTLGTVTGTVSTSLAGAGGHSTSASLATPITTLGTIATLSSQVINPTAITVSAAQTTLTAASGLTTPTITMQPVSQPTQVTLITAPSGVEAQPVHDLPVSILASPTTEQPTATVTIADSGQGDVQPGTVTLVCSNPPCETHETGTTNTATTTVVANLGGHSQPAQVQFVCDRQEAAASLVTSPVGQQNGSVVRVCSNPPCETHETGTTSTATTATSNMAGQHGCSNPPCETHETGTTSTATTAMSTIGTGQQRDARHAYVASTAPAVVRVSLAAGASQGAQGSVKPSCQTCQTSATSTTMTVMATSAPLLGPSLVLEAGGHSTTFVQLAPVSSQVRPSGLGGKDSPIAGLGQLVSAGHQLEAHHTHTTNTPTTARSTMGAAELGEAQGTLIPAYESSSGAAVTVTALEALLCPSATVVQVCSNPPCETHETGTTNTATTSSAGSAQRVCSNPPCETHETGTTHTPTTATSSGAAGQPEGGQQPPAGHPCETHQTTSTGTTMSVSVGALLPATTPSPRTLESTLEVAAPPTVTPQAGVSLLAPFPTQRVCSNPPCETHETGTTHTATTVTSNMSSNQDPPPATSDQGEVESTQSDSVNLTSSSAITTTVSSTLTRAVTTVTQSTPVPGPSVPKISSMTETTPGALTTEVPIPATITVTIANTETSDMPFSAVDILQPPEELQASPGPRQQLPPRQLLQPASTPLMGESTEVLSASQTPELQAAVDLSSTGDSSSGQEPASSAVVATVVVQPPPPTQSEVDQLSLPQELMAEAQAGTTTLMVTGLTPEELAVTAAAEAAAQAAATEEAQALAIQAVLQAAQQAVMAGTGEPMDTSEAAAAVTQAELGHLSAEGQEGQATTIPIVLTQQELAALVQQQQQLQEAQAQQQHHHLPTEALAPADSLNDPTIESNCLNELAGAVPSTVALLPSTATESLAPSNTFVAPQPVVVASPAKLQAAATLTEVANGIESLGVKPDLPPPPSKAPVKKENQWFDVGVIKGTNVMVTHYFLPPDDAVPSDDDSGTVPDYNQLKKQELQPGTAYKFRVAGINACGRGPFSEISAFKTCLPGFPGAPCAIKISKSPDGAHLTWEPPSVTSGKIIEYSVYLAIQSSQAGGEPKSSTPAQLAFMRVYCGPSPSCLVQSSSLSNAHIDYTTKPAIIFRIAARNEKGYGPATQVRWLQETSKDSSGAKPASKRPMSSPEMKSAPKKSKADGQ, encoded by the exons ATGGCTTCGGCCGTGTCGCCCGCCAACTCGCCAGCGGTGCTCCTGCAGCCTCGCTGGAAGCGAGTGGTGGGCTGGTCGGGTCCAGTGCCCCGGCCCCGCCACGGCCACCGCGCCGTGGCTATCAAGGAGCTCATCGTGGTGTTCGGCGGCGGCAACGAGGGGATAGTGGACGAACTGCACGTGTACAACACGG CAACTAACCAGTGGTTCATCCCGGCCGTGAGAGGGGACATCCCTCCTGGGTGTGCAGCCTATGGCTTTGTGTGCGACGGGACTCGCCTCCTGGTGTTTGGTGGGATGGTGGAGTATGGGAAATACAGCAATGACCTCTATGAGCTCCAG GCAAGCAGGTGGGAGTGGAAGAGACTCAAAGCAAAGACACCCAAAAACGGGCCCCCTCCATGTCCTCGGCTTGGGCACAGCTTCTCCCTTGTGGGTAACAAATGCTACCTGTTTGGGGGTCTGGCCAACGATAGCGAGGATCCCAAGAACAACATTCCCAG GTACCTGAATGACTTATACATCCTGGAATTGCGGCCAGGCTCTGGAGTGGTAGCCTGGGACATCCCCATCACTTACGGtgtcctgcccccaccccgggaGTCACATACTGCCGTGGTCTACACTGAGAAAGACAACAAGAAGTCCAAGCTGGTGATCTACGGGGGAATGAGTGGCTGCAGGCTGGGGGACCTCTGGACCCTGGATATTG AGACTCTGACATGGAATAAGCCCAGTCTCAGCGGGGTGGCGCCACTTCCTCGAAGTCTCCACTCGGCCACGACCATAGGAAACAA AATGTACGTGTTTGGTGGCTGGGTGCCTCTCGTCATGGATGACGTCAAAGTGGCCACACACGAGAAGGAGTGGAAGTGTACCAACACACTGGCTTGTCTCAACCTGG atACCATGGCCTGGGAGACCATCCTGATGGACACACTGGAGGACAATATTCCCCGGGCCCGAGCTGGCCACTGCGCTGTAGCAATCAACACCCGCCTGTACATTTGGAGTGGGCGCGATGGCTACCGAAAGGCCTGGAACAACCAGGTCTGCTGCAAGGACCTCTGGTACCTGGAAACAG AAAAGCCACCACCCCCGGCCCGGGTACAGCTGGTGCGAGCCAACACCAACTCCCTGGAGGTGAGCTGGGGGGCAGTGGCAACAGCCGACAGTTACCTTCTGCAGCTCCAGAAATATGACATTCCTGCCACGGCTGCTACTGCCACCTCCCCCACACCCAATCCAGTCCCGTCTGTGCCTACCAACCCTCCCAAGAGCCCTGCCCCGGCAGCAGCCGCACCTGCCGTGCAGCCGCTGACCCAAGTAGGCATCACGCTCCTGCCCCAGGCTGCCGCCGCGCCCccgaccaccaccaccatccaggTCTTGCCGACAGTGCCTGGCAGCTCGATTTCCGTGCCCACCGCAGCCAGGACTCAAG GTGTCCCTGCTGTTCTCAAAGTGACTGGTCCTCAGGCTACCACAGGAACCCCATTAGTCACCATGCGACCTGCGAGCCAGGCTGGGAAAGCGCCCGTCACCGTGACCTCCCTACCTGCAGGCGTGCGAATGGTCGTGCCGACGCAGAGCGCCCAGGGGACG GTGATCGGCAGCAGCCCGCAGATGAGTGGGATGGCTGCACTGGCGGCCGCAGCCGCCGCCACCCAAAAGATCCCTCCTTCTTCGGCGCCCACAGTGCTGAGTGTCCCAGCGGGCACCACCATCGTCAAAACTGTGGCTGTGACACCTGGCACTACCACTCTCCCAGCCACTGTGAAGGTGGCCTCCTCACCAGTCATG GTGAGCAACCCAGCCACTCGCATGCTGAAGACTGCAGCTGCCCAGGTGGGGACATCTGTCTCCTCCGCTGCCAACACGTCTACCCGCCCCATCATCACGGTGCACAAGTCGGGGACTGTGACAGTGGCCCAGCAAGCCCAGGTGGTGACCACGGTGGTGGGTGGGGTCACCAAGACCATCACCCTGGTGAAGAGCCCCATCTCCGTCCCAGGAGGCAGTGCTCTG attTCCAACCTGGGCAAAGTGATGTCAGTGGTCCAGACTAAACCAGTGCAGACTTCGGCAGTCACAGGCCAGGCGTCTACGGGCCCGGTGACTCAGATCATCCAG ACCAAAGGGCCCCTGCCAGCCGGGACCATTCTCAAGCTGGTGACCTCAGCAGATGGCAAGCCCACTACCATCATCACTACCACGCAGGCCAGTGGGGCCGGTACTAAACCCACCATCCTGGGCATCAGCAGTGTGTCCCCCAGCACTACGAAGCCTGGCACAACGACCATCATCAAGACTATCCCCATGTCGGCCATCATCACGCAGGCGGGCGCCACAG GTGTGACCAGCAGCCCTGGCATCAAGTcccccatcaccatcatcaccaccaagGTTATGACTTCAGGGACTGGAGCGCCTGCCAAAATCATCACTGCTGTCCCCAAAATTGCAACTGGCCATGGGCAGCAAGGAGTGACCCAG GTGGTGCTAAAGggggcccctggacagccaggtaCCATCCTCCGCACTGTGCCCATGGGGGGCGTTCGTCTGGTCACCCCCGTCACTGTCTCCGCCGTCAAACCGGCCGTTACCACATTGGTTGTGAAGGGTACCACAG GTGTCACAACGTTAGGCACGGTGACAGGCACCGTTTCCACCAGCCTTGCTGGAGCTGGGGGCCACAGCACCAGCGCCTCCCTGGCCACACCTATCACCACCTTGGGCACTATCGCCACCCTCTCAAGCCAGGTGATCAACCCCACTGCCATCACTGTGTCAGCCGCGCAGACCACGCTGACGGCGGCCAGCGGGCTCaccacccccaccatcaccatGCAG CCTGTCTCCCAGCCTACCCAGGTGACTCTGATCACAGCACCCAGTGGGGTTGAGGCCCAGCCTGTGCATGACCTCCCTGTGTCCATCCTGGCCTCGCCTACTACAGAACAGCCCACGGCTACAGTTACCATTGCTGACTCAGGCCAGGGTGATGTGCAGCCTGGCACCGTGACGCTGGTGTGCTCCAACCCACCGTGCGAGACCCATGAGACGGGCACTACCAACACAGCCACCACCACTGTTGTGGCTAACCTCGGGGGGCACTCCCAGCCCGCCCAGGTGCAGTTTGTCTGTGACAGACAAGAGGCAGCTGCTTCTCTCGTGACCTCACCAGTGGGGCAGCAGAATGGCAGCGTGGTTCGCGTCTGCTCGAACCCGCCGTGCGAGACCCATGAGACAGGCACCACCAGCACCGCCACCACCGCCACCTCCAACATGGCGGGGCAGCACGGCTGCTCGAACCCGCCTTGCGAGACCCACGAGACAGGCACCACCAGCACCGCCACCACCGCCATGTCAACCATCGGCACCGGCCAGCAGCGAGATGCCCGGCACGCCTATGTGGCCAGCACTGCTCCTGCTGTGGTCCGGGTCAGCCTGGCTGCTGGGGCGTCACAGGGAGCCCAGGGTTCTGTCAAGCCCTCGTGCCAAACCTGCCAGACCAGCGCAACCAGCACCACCATGACTGTGATGGCCACCAGTGCCCCGCTCCTTGGGCCAAGCCTGGTGCTGGAGGCTGGCGGCCACAGCACCACTTTTGTGCAGTTGGCCCCTGTGAGCAGCCAAGTCAGGCCCAGCGGCCTTGGCGGCAAGGACAGCCCCATAGCTGGCCTAGGTCAGCTGGTGTCTGCAGGGCACCAGCTGGAGGCACATCACACCCACACAACCAACACACCCACCACAGCCCGCTCCACCATGGGTGCCGCAGAGCTCGGTGAGGCACAGGGAACCCTCATACCTGCGTACGAGAGCTCATCTGGTGCCGCTGTGACTGTGACAGCCCTGGAGGCATTGCTGTGCCCTTCGGCCACCGTGGTCCAAGTCTGCTCCAACCCACCATGTGAGACCCATGAGACGGGCACCACCAACACAGCCACTACCTCGAGCGCAGGCAGTGCCCAGCGGGTCTGCTCCAATCCGCCATGCGAGACCCACGAGACGGGCACCACCCATACACCTACCACCGCCACCTCCAGCGGGGCTGCGGGCCAGCCTGAGGGTGGGCAGCAGCCCCCTGCTGGCCACCCCTGTGAGACACACCAGACCACTTCCACTGGTACCACCATGTCGGTCAGCGTAGGAGCCCTGCTCCCTgccaccactccctcccccaGGACCCTGGAGTCCACCTTGGAGGTGGCAGCACCACCCACGGTTACCCCCCAGGCCGGCGTTTCGTTACTGGCTCCTTTCCCGACACAGAGGGTGTGCTCCAATCCCCCCTGTGAGACACACGAGACAGGCACCACGCACACGGCCACCACTGTCACCTCCAACATGAGCTCAAACCAAG ATCCCCCACCAGCTACCAGCGACCAGGGAGAGGTGGAGAGCACCCAGAGTGACAGTGTGAACCTCACCAGCTCCAGTGCCATCACGACCACTGTGTCTTCCACGCTAACGCGGGCTGTGACCACTGTGACACAGTCCACCCCGGTCCCTGGCCCCTCGGTGCCG aaGATCTCATCAATGACTGAGACTACCCCAGGGGCTCTGACCACCGAAGTCCCCATTCCGGCCACGATAACAGTGACCATAGCCAACACAGAAACTTCTGACATGCCCTTCTCTGCTGTTGACATCCTGCAGCCCCCAGAGGAACTCCAGGCCTCACCAGGGCCTCGCCAGCAGCTGCCGCCACGGCAACTCCTGCAGCCCGCCTCCACACCCCTGATGGGGGAGTCCACCGAGGTCCTGTCAGCCTCCCAGACCCCTGAGCTCCAGGCCGCCGTGGATCTGAGCAGTACAGGGGACTCATCTTCAGGCCAGGAGCCTGCCAGTTCAGCTGTGGTAGCCACTGTGGTGGTCCAGCCACCCCCGCCCACACAGTCTGAAGTAGACCAGTTGTCACTTCCCCAAGAGCTGATGGCTGAGGCCCAGGCGGGCACCACCACCCTCATGGTAACAGGGCTCACCCCTGAGGAGTTGGCAGTGACTGCTGCTGCTGAAGCAGCTGCCCAGGCCGCAGCCACAGAGGAAGCCCAGGCCCTGGCCATCCAGGCAGTGCTCCAGGCCGCCCAGCAGGCTGTCATGG CAGGCACTGGAGAACCCATGGACACGTCCGAGGCAGCAGCAGCCGTGACACAGGCAGAGCTGGGCCACTTGTCAGCCGAGGGCCAGGAGGGCCAGGCCACCACCATCCCCATCGTGCTGACACAGCAGGAGCTGGCTGCCCTggtgcagcagcagcagcagctgcaggaggcGCAGGCCCAGCAGCAGCACCATCACCTCCCCACCGAGGCCCTGGCCCCTGCTGACAGCCTCAATGACCCGACTATTGAGAGCAACTGCCTCAACGAGCTGGCCGGGGCTGTTCCCAGCACTGTGGCCCTGCTACCCTCCACAGCCACTGAGA gcctggccccttCCAACACATTTGTGGCTCCCCAGCCAGTCGTGGTTGCCAGCCCTGCGAAGCTGCAGGCTGCAGCTACCCTCACTGAAGTGGCTAACGGCATCGAGTCCCTGGGCGTG AAGCCGGACCTACCACCTCCACCCAGCAAAGCCCCTGTGAAGAAGGAGAATCAGTGGTTTGATGTGGGGGTCATTAAGGGCACCAACGTAATGGTGACACACTATTTCCTTCCACCAGATGATGCTGTCCCATCTGAT GATGACTCGGGCACTGTCCCAGACTATAACCAGCTAAAGAAGCAGGAGCTGCAGCCGGGCACAGCCTATAAGTTTCGTGTTGCCGGGATCAATGCCTGTGGCCGAGGGCCCTTCAGCGAGATCTCAGCCTTTAAGACGTGTCTGCCTGGTTTCCCAGGGGCCCCCTGTGCTATTAAAATCAGCAAA AGTCCGGATGGTGCTCACCTCACCTGGGAGCCGCCctctgtgacctcgggcaagaTCATTGAGTACTCCGTGTACCTGGCCATACAGAGCTCACAGGCCGGTGGTGAGCCCAAGAGCTCCACCCCGGCTCAGCTGGCCTTCATGCGGGTGTACTGCGGGCCCAGCCCGTCCTGCCTCGTGCAGTCCTCCAGCCTCTCCAACGCCCACATCGACTACACCACCAAGCCTGCCATCATATTCCGCATTGCTGCCCGCAACGAGAAGGGCTACGGCCCAGCCACCCAAGTGAGGTGGTTGCAAG AAACCAGTAAAGACAGCTCTGGCGCCAAACCGGCCAGCAAGCGGCCCATGTCCTCTCCGGAAAT GAAATCCGCTCCAAAGAAATCTAAGGCAGACGGTCAGTGA